Part of the Dehalococcoidia bacterium genome is shown below.
CGTGAAGCCGTCGGCCTTCAGTAGATCAAGGATGTTCACTGAATCTTTTCCTTCTGACACTTTGACACTTCCACTTTGAGTTGTACTTAGAAACTCTTCTGACACTACTCCTGACAAGTCCCTGACACTCTTCTGACAGTTGTTCTGACAATTTCTGACAGTTCATCTAGTCTCGATGCAGATTCAATGTGTCAGAGTGTCAGAACTGTCAGTGGGGCCATCAAAAACAGCCGCATAGGTTTCAATCGCTTTCTTTCCCTTCGGGCTCTTTTTCAAATGTCCAGATCGAATCAGGCCGAGCTTCAAAAGGCTCATGGCGATTACGTCCAACTCTTTTGCCGACAAGGTGAGCCCCCGATAAATGTCGCGCTTTGGCACTGGCTTGCCAGCCTGGCGCAGATATTCCAGGAGTCGCATTTCTTTCTCCTTGTCTACACTTTGATTGAAATTGGAGAAGACCTCCATCACACTGGCCTCCAGGTATCCGGCCACCTTGATGGCCGGAGAGATGTGTTCCTCGCGGATCACTTTGGAGTGATCCATGACGGCATAAAGCACAGCCAGCTTCCAGAGGAAATCCTGTAAGCGGACAATCAGTGTCGGAAGAAGACCATCGGTTTGACATCGGTGATAATATGGGCGATAGTACTGGTCAAACAGAATGCCGGCACCGTTGGAAATGATTAACTCCCCGTCCGGTAATTCCGTGATCGCCCATTGGCGACTGGCATCTATCTTGGATACCAAGATATCACGGCGTCCGGCATCGACCTTGGCTGGGTTGGGATTCGGCTCCTTGGCGTTTCCGGAAAAATAGAGCCAACGGTTACCAAAACCTCCCATGATATCCGCTGCCGTAAGTGCTTTCGCCAGCCACGATTGTGTCGTCCCTGCCAGAATGGAAACGAACGGGCGTGTGGCAATGATGGTATTCTTGAGGACGGGGGGATTGACCATGTCCGGGCAATCAAACAACTCCGTGAGTTGGGAGATGAGATTTCCTGTCCCATCTTGCCGAGACTTTGCCATCAAGGAGAGGAGCTCTCCGAGGGTGATGAGACGGACTTTGTCTTGTCCTTCCAGTTCGCCAAGAAGACCTTCGAAGGATCGGATGCCCTTGACGATTCGGAAACCGGGTTTGTCGTCATCCTCAGTACCGCAGTGCAAACGAGACAGTAAATCTCGACCCCGAGACATCGCAGTGTCTTTCCGGGATAGCCCAGACCTGCCCACAAGTGCAACATAGAAATTCGGGTAGAGACACCCTGCATGATAGACATGTACTGTCCGGCCCAGTGTTCAGCCCAGGACCTGACAGAAGACCGCATAGTGGAATTCATCCGGAGCCTCGGTGGTCGGACCCACTAAGTCCCGGTAATCACCGAAGAGCCCTTGCCAAGCTTCCTTGGGAAGCTCTGGCGCTCTATCGGGATTGACGACATGGTGCCCGTTGTCGCGGTCTTTTGGAGCATACTGGGATCGCTCATGCGCAACGGTGTTTTCCACCTGAGAGCGGATGTCGTCCAGGGTGGGGTTCATTTCTGATCCGGACATTTTCCGACCTCTCGCTTCGAAGACTCGGTCAGCTTTGCGATGCGCGCCACGACACCGGCGGCGTGAGCCTCCTGTATTGCCTTTATTGCTTGGGCAGATGGCTCGTTGCGATGACTGATGGAGTAATTATTGCCCATCTTCCGGCCTCCAATCGATATCGAGAACGGCGCAAATACCTCGGATCTTGCCCCAACGCCGGTTAACGTCCATGGTTGTTGCACAAATTATTTTGTTCGCCTCCTTTTCCTTTATCACCACCGGCCGCGGCCAGCATCCGTTCGAGTCCAGCGCGTGATATCACGATGCGCTTCCCCAGGCGCAAAGCTGGGAGTTTGCCCTGGGCGACCATCTCGTAGGCTACGTTTCTCCCGATTCCAAGGAGTTTTGCCGTTTCCTCAACTGTCAGCGTTAATCTGTCCACTTATGGCACCTCCAGTGTTGTCTACTTCCATTAAAAGTGATATAATTTGGGCTGTCAACGCAAAACACGCAATAATGTACACGAAATTACCGCATAACTATTGAAACGACCGGAGGTCGTCATATGGCATGGGATAAGGAGACGAAAGACGACGTGAGGCGCCTCCTCGAATCCGGGCACGGGGAGAGTGAGGTCGCCGACATCACTAGAGTGCCCCTCCGCACGGTTCAGGACTGGAAGAAGAAGTGGAGAGAAGAAGGTGGGGCTTCCGGCATCCCTCCGCGGATCACTCCCGCGAGGCCCCGCGAGCCAGTAGCGGCCCAAGTTGCTCCCAAAGAAGCCATCTGGCCTCGGCTCACGGTCTCCGACCTGTTGAACATCGGCTTCCCCCCGGATATCGCACCGGACTTGATTGTGCTGCTTGAGGATGTGGCAAAGCCCCAGGGCAACCGCCGGTACGCAGACTTCTTGAACCATCTGGTGCAGATCAAGAAGGAAGATCAAACCCGGCCGGATGAATGGAACGCCCTTCTGGTGGGGTTTCCCATGCTCGCGGCTGATCTTGAGTCTCTTGGCTTTGAGGCATCGAGCTTTCGAGAGATGTCAGAACTGGTGCGGGAATTGTGTCCTCATTTGGGGAAGCAAGCCCGCCGGACATACCACGCGCGGGCGCGCTTCATCCTATCTCAAATGTTGGAGGAGGTCCGGAGAATCATCGTTGCCACCACACTCGATAAGAGTCCCTATCTATGCATTGAGATGAATCCGTCACCCAAGAGGGGATTGTTGCGCAAAGAGCCGGAGATAGAGGTCTTTCTCACGGACAAACAGCCCTCGTTGGGCCTTATGCCTCTGCCGGGCAAACGGTATTCCGCACGCGAGTATATGCTTAGAAAGGACCTGCAGCCATTCCTACAGCTGGTTGACATCCTGAGTCGACTGCCCGATGTGGACCGGCAAAGAGGGAAGTACTTCACGGGAGATTTTTTGGGCATCCTGCTCGTCTGGTTCACGGCTCCCCTGGATTACTGGTTTCCCAGAACCTCATCAGAATCCGTAACCTGATACAAACGACGGAGGCACTATCATGGCAAGAGGGCATCTGGTCAAGCGCGGAAAAGAATCATGGAGCATCGTCCTGAACCTCGGGACCGACCAAAACGGCCAGCGTAAGCAACAGTGGGTCAGCATTAAAGGCAGCAAAAAGGACGCCGAGAAGAAGCTCTCGGAGATGCTGCACCAGCTCGACATGGGAACCTTCGTCAGGCCAGGTAAGCTCACACTCGCCGAATTCTTAGACCACTGGCTCAGAGACTATGCCAAGCCCAACCTGACCGCAAAATCATACGAGCGGTACGAATCCATTTGCAGGGTACATCTGGTCCCATCTCTGGGAAAGACCCCTTTGACCCAGCTTCGACCGGATGCCATTCAGAAGCTCTACGCTAGCAAACTTGCCGATGGGCTTGCTCCGCGCTCGGTGAAGTATATCCACACCGTCCTTCACTGCGCCCTGGAGTCGGCTCTCAAGTGGGGACTCTTGGCGCGCAATCCCGCCCACTCCACCACCCCGCCGCGGGCTACCCGGCCAGATATGCAAACTTGGGGGGGAGACGAGATCGGTCAGTTCCTTGAGGCCGCCAAAAAGACGCAATATCATGCGCTGTTCTACCTGGCCCTCTACAGCGGAGCGCGGCGCTCTGAGCTCTTGAGTCTTCGCTGGCAAGATGTGGACCTCTTGTTGGGTCAGATATACATCAGCCGTACCCTGCATCACCTGAGGGACGGTGGGTATGTGTTCTCTGAGCCGAAGTCCGCCAAAAGCCGGCGCACGGTGGCCCTTCCCCCATCCGCCGTTGGGGTGCTCTGTCAACATCGGGAACAGCAACAGCACCAGCGACAGACGCTGGGGAGCACGCTGTCCGAGAGTGATCTTCTCTTTGCCGACGCCCAGGGCTGGCCTTTGCGCCCGAACACCGTTAGCAGAGCCTGGGTCAACCTCGCTGTCCGTAGCGGGCTGAAGGCGATTCGTTTCCATGATGCGCGGCATACCCATGCCACCTTGCTTCTCAAAGCGGGGACGCACCCCAAGATAGTCCAGGAGCGTTTGGGCCATGCCGGAATAGGTATCCAGGGTGATACCTATTCCGGCATCAGCCCGGGGATGCAGCAGGCCGCGGCCCAAAGCTTTGACGACGCTCTGAATTCAGGGTATAATGGACGGCGGGAATCCAGACAGATGCGCTAGCGAGCGGACCATGGATCCTTGGGTGACAAAGACAGTGGAGCGGCTATCGTCCGTTAGCAAAGCGTTAGCAAAATCGGGTTTAAACCGATAGAAAAGTTAAAAAGTGAATCTGGGAGGGGTGACCGAGTGGACTATGGTGCCGCTCTCGAAAAGCGGTGTCCCCTTTGGGGACCGTGGGTTCGAATCCCACCCTCTCCGCTTTTGAGCGGCAAAGGACTGGAGTAATCTGGAGAGGTGCTGGAGTGGTCTAACAGGCACGCCTGGAGAGCGTGTGTAGCCTTTGGCTACCGTGGGTTCGAATCCCACCCTCTCCGCTTATTCAAGTCCGGGATACTGAGTGGAGTTCAATAGCGCTGATAGAGAAGGGGTGCACGGATGCCAGTAATCGCCGTCATCGGAGGGCAGTGGGGAGATGAGGGGAAAGGCAAAATTGTTGATCTCTTAGCCGAGAGATCAGATGTTGTGGCACGATTCTCGGGTGGCAGCAATGCCGGACATACCGTGGTCAACCAGTTAGGTGAATTTAAACTGCACCTGATACCTTCGGGCATCTTTCATCCCAATGTGGATTGCTTGATCGGTAACGGGGTTATTATCAATCCCAAGGTCCTCATTGGTGAACTTGACGATCTCCAAAAGCGTGGTATCAGTACCAGCCGACTCTTCATCAGTGATCGGGCCCATTTGATCATGCCGCATCACATCTTGCTCGATGGCCTGCAAGAGGATGCCCGTGGCGCTCGCGCTTTGGGCACTACCCGGCAGGGCATCGGCCCGGCGTTTGCTGACAAGGTGGCTAGATTGGGCATTCGGATGGGCGATGTCTTGGATAAGGACTTGTTCAAGAAACGTCTCAAGGTCGTTTTGGAGCACAAAAACAAAACGATAACCAAAGTGTTCGGCGGCAATCCGCTCTCCTTTGACGAAATCGCACAAGAGTACGATCATTATATCGATCGCCTGGTTCCCTTTGTCCGGGAGACAAGCGCGATGGTGAACGACGCGTTAGACAGGGGGGATACGATCTTGTTAGAAGGTGCCCAGGGAACTATGCTGGACATCGATTTTGGCACTTATCCCTACGTGACCTCATCTCCTCCCACCGCCTGGGGTGCGTGCCTGGGCATAGGGTTAAGCCCGATGAAGATCAATAAGATCATCGGGATATTCAAAGCGTATACCACACGGGTTGGCGGCGGACCCATGCCAGTGGAGG
Proteins encoded:
- a CDS encoding site-specific integrase encodes the protein MARGHLVKRGKESWSIVLNLGTDQNGQRKQQWVSIKGSKKDAEKKLSEMLHQLDMGTFVRPGKLTLAEFLDHWLRDYAKPNLTAKSYERYESICRVHLVPSLGKTPLTQLRPDAIQKLYASKLADGLAPRSVKYIHTVLHCALESALKWGLLARNPAHSTTPPRATRPDMQTWGGDEIGQFLEAAKKTQYHALFYLALYSGARRSELLSLRWQDVDLLLGQIYISRTLHHLRDGGYVFSEPKSAKSRRTVALPPSAVGVLCQHREQQQHQRQTLGSTLSESDLLFADAQGWPLRPNTVSRAWVNLAVRSGLKAIRFHDARHTHATLLLKAGTHPKIVQERLGHAGIGIQGDTYSGISPGMQQAAAQSFDDALNSGYNGRRESRQMR
- a CDS encoding helix-turn-helix domain-containing protein; this encodes MAWDKETKDDVRRLLESGHGESEVADITRVPLRTVQDWKKKWREEGGASGIPPRITPARPREPVAAQVAPKEAIWPRLTVSDLLNIGFPPDIAPDLIVLLEDVAKPQGNRRYADFLNHLVQIKKEDQTRPDEWNALLVGFPMLAADLESLGFEASSFREMSELVRELCPHLGKQARRTYHARARFILSQMLEEVRRIIVATTLDKSPYLCIEMNPSPKRGLLRKEPEIEVFLTDKQPSLGLMPLPGKRYSAREYMLRKDLQPFLQLVDILSRLPDVDRQRGKYFTGDFLGILLVWFTAPLDYWFPRTSSESVT
- a CDS encoding helix-turn-helix domain-containing protein, producing MDRLTLTVEETAKLLGIGRNVAYEMVAQGKLPALRLGKRIVISRAGLERMLAAAGGDKGKGGEQNNLCNNHGR
- a CDS encoding adenylosuccinate synthase; the encoded protein is MPVIAVIGGQWGDEGKGKIVDLLAERSDVVARFSGGSNAGHTVVNQLGEFKLHLIPSGIFHPNVDCLIGNGVIINPKVLIGELDDLQKRGISTSRLFISDRAHLIMPHHILLDGLQEDARGARALGTTRQGIGPAFADKVARLGIRMGDVLDKDLFKKRLKVVLEHKNKTITKVFGGNPLSFDEIAQEYDHYIDRLVPFVRETSAMVNDALDRGDTILLEGAQGTMLDIDFGTYPYVTSSPPTAWGACLGIGLSPMKINKIIGIFKAYTTRVGGGPMPVEAKDATGDLIREMGKEYGTTTGRPRRCGWFDGVAGRFSARLNGFTGVAITKFDVLDTMPKVKICTGYRYEGDVLKVPPPNFAVLENCEPVYEEMEGWQTPTKDIRKFDKLPKEAQRYLRRLEETIGAPVDLVSVGPDREQTVTIRSIS